The Deinococcus radiotolerans DNA segment GACCCGGTCACCCGCACGCCGCCAGATCTCGCGCAGGTGCCGTCCGGCGCGGCGCTGCTGGACCGGTACCTGAACACCAGTGGCTTTCTGGTCACGGTCACGCCGTCCGCCGCGAGATTCCGCGTGGGGCAGCCGATCAGCTACGCGGTCACGTCGTCCGACGACGGGTACCTGAACCTGCTGGAACTTGATGAGCAGGGCAACATCGCCATTCTCTTCCCGAATCAGTACGCGCAGGACAACCGCGTGCTGGCCAGCCGCACGTACACGTTGCCTGCCGCGGCTGACCGCCCGTACCGGTTCGTGGCGTCCGAGCCGCTCGGCATCACCCGGGTCGTGGCACTGGTGTCCGCCCAGCCGCTGAACCTCTACACGACGCCCGGCAACGCGGTGGGACCGTTCCGGATGCTGCTGAACCTGGAGCACTTCCAGCAGCTCGCGGCGCTGTTCAAGGCGACGAGTGTGCTGCCGCTACCGACCAGCACGACGCACGGCGCGGGCAGCGCGGTGATCGAGGTGCGCCGGTGACGGCGGGCGGCGCGGGATGAACGCGGCTGGACGCGCCGTGACGGCCTGGCGGGCCGCGGCGCTGGCGCTGCTCACCTGTAGCCTCGCCAGCGCGGCCCCGTCGGCGGTGGTGGAGCAGGTGGTCTGGAGTGAGGACGGGCGTCGCGTGAACCTGACCGTGCAGCTCACTGACCTCGGGGCGCCCGCCGAGGTGCAGTTCAGCGTCAGTGGCGCGCCGCAGAGCCGGGCTCAGGCGCGCGGCACGGCCGTCACGGGTGGCGCCCAGCGCGTGACCGCCGAACTCGACGTGCCCGCCGAACGCCGCTGGAAGCCGCTGGAGATCACCATGTCAGGCCTCCCGGATCTCGAAGGGCAGGTTACGCTCACGCCACCCGCCGGGAACCTGTACGTGCTGGCCGTAGGGGTGGCCACCTTCGGTAAGGGCTTTGCCAACCTCAGTGCGACCGTCAATGACGCGCAGTCGCTGAGTGCCACGCTGGAGCGTCAGCAGGGCCGACTGTACCGGAAGGTGACGTCGTACCTCCTGACCGAGGAGCGGGCCACGCGCGAGCAGGTGGAACGCGCCATGGCGGACATCGCGGCCCGCGCCACGCCGGACGATACGGTGGTGGCCCTGCTCTCCTCGCACGGGGAAGTGTTCGGCGGGACCTACTACACCATGCTCTACCGCGGCGCGGCAGACGACCTTGAGCGGACCGCGCTGCCGCAGCAGGTGATTCAGGCGTTCTACACCAGCGTCAAGGGCCGCACCCTGCTGCTCATCGACACCTGCACCGCCGGCGCGGCGCTGCTGCAGACCAAGGGGGCCCAGGACGCCACCCAGGTCCTCGTTCAGGGCATTAACGACAGTGTCAGCCGCGCCAGCGCGCCCGGCAGTAAGGCGTTCATCAATGAGTACCGCGCGTTCATCACCGCAGCCGGACCCAATCAGCAGTCCCTGGAGTCCGCCTCGCTGGGGCACGGGTACTTCACGCTCGCGGTGCTCGAAGCGCTCGGCAACCAGTTCCAGCCGGACAGTGCCATTCAGGCGAACATTGATCCGAACAAGCCCCGCAGCGAGATTCAGACCCTGCAACTCCTGTCGTACGTGGTGACGCGCGTGCGCAACCTCAGCGCCGACGAAACCGACGCGCGGCGGCGGCAGGTGCCGCAGTTTGACCCAGTTTCGGTGCCGTTCCCGATCGTGCAGTTCGCAGTGAACGTCCCAGTCGACCTGATCGCCGGCGGCGCGCGGGCGTCCCGGCCGGCGCAACCGGACGAGTCGAGTGGCGTGTTCATGTCCCCGCAGGGCGACGACCGCGCCAGCGGCGCCCGCGCCCAGCCGGTCCGAACGCTCACGCAGGCGCTGGCGCTGGGTTTCAGCCGCGTGACGCTG contains these protein-coding regions:
- a CDS encoding caspase family protein; the protein is MNAAGRAVTAWRAAALALLTCSLASAAPSAVVEQVVWSEDGRRVNLTVQLTDLGAPAEVQFSVSGAPQSRAQARGTAVTGGAQRVTAELDVPAERRWKPLEITMSGLPDLEGQVTLTPPAGNLYVLAVGVATFGKGFANLSATVNDAQSLSATLERQQGRLYRKVTSYLLTEERATREQVERAMADIAARATPDDTVVALLSSHGEVFGGTYYTMLYRGAADDLERTALPQQVIQAFYTSVKGRTLLLIDTCTAGAALLQTKGAQDATQVLVQGINDSVSRASAPGSKAFINEYRAFITAAGPNQQSLESASLGHGYFTLAVLEALGNQFQPDSAIQANIDPNKPRSEIQTLQLLSYVVTRVRNLSADETDARRRQVPQFDPVSVPFPIVQFAVNVPVDLIAGGARASRPAQPDESSGVFMSPQGDDRASGARAQPVRTLTQALALGFSRVTLLPGLHDLPAEVILNRPVTLDGAASGATLRCTSRDVGGLNIQADVTLINVSLRGCPTALTVTAGRLTMRGGEVRGAIRAARVTRASADFQGVQFAENGAGRYTALALLDAAATLDGAVFRDNDYDAIRVEGTSTLTVQGSTFDHNARSATRGAHIWVNGTGRVTLTGSAFSGAHYSVASVNPGTPITRCAITDRTPGHTYQITGC